TCTTGACGCCGTAACCGTTGCCGTTTCTGAACTTCATAACGAAGGCCCTTATAGATTCCTTTTCGTCGGTGCTGAACTCATAGCCTATGGCTTTGAACGCCTTGACCACCCAGTAGGTTGCCTCCAGTGGCGTCGCCGTTCCAAACTCCTCGCTCCCACCTAGGCCGACGGCGAATTTGTCCTCCAGCGGATTGTACTTGGTGAAAACGATGTCGCTTTTCTCCCTCGCAAGGTCCCTGGCCTCAAGCAGGGCAAGGCCCTCGAGGACCATCGCTATCGCCACCACCGCCGTCTGGGGCTGTACTGCCTTCTCCAGGAATTCGATGGTCTTTTCCCTCTCCGGAATCTCGAGCCCGAGGAGGTCGTGAATCTTGACCGCGTAGTAAGTATCGTTGACGTTGGTATCGTTGAGGACGCTGACGAAGCAGTAGCCACCGTCCTCGTGGCGTCTCTCCTCGATGTACCTGATGAGCGAATCAGCGTTAATGAATCGTCCAATTTCATAAAGCTTCGAGCCCATTCTACCGCCTCCTTAAGGTTTTGACGGAGAACAGGCGTCATCAGCCCTCGACGGGCGGTTCGGCTCGAAGCCCGGGCGGACGCCATCGCCCGAAAGACCATCTGAACGGCGTTTAAAAACGTTTGTGGTGCAATTACCTAATAACCTAAAAATTTAATAAGCATAAAACGGCCTTTCATTTGTGATGAAATCATGGAATTCATAGCCTTCACATACGTCGGGAACTTCGTGAAGGAGGAGGTCATAAGGGAGGTCGTGTTCAACGTATTTGACGAGGCCAATCATTTCTTCGAGGAGAGCGATATCCCCCTGCGGTTTCTGTACATCGGGAAGCTTAAGCTTGAGCCCGGGTACCTGATAAGCCTGAACACCCCCGAAGGCAAGGTCAGGGTTTATCCCCTCGAGGCTCTGGTCGACGTCCTCCACGCCAAGCTTCTCAACGAGATAGAGGAGCGGCCAGACATCAAGATGAACAAGATATTCGCCCTGACGACCTTCCCGCTAGTCTCTCGCAATCCCTACTTCGATTTCTTCGAAAAGTTTCTTGGGATACACGAAACGCGGATCGGCCTCAGGATTATGGTGCTCTCGATGAGGCCATTTGAACCCCCTGAGCTCTCAGAACTCCTGAAGAAGCCCGGAGAGAATGGAGATAGAGAGCTTCTGAGGTCCAAGCTTGAGCTCTTCAAGAACCGCCTCCTCAAGGGGGTTCTCCACGAGGTCGGCCACAGCTTTGGCCTCGACCACTGCACCAACAACTGCGTCATGAACTCGCCATCGAGCATGGAGGAATGGGACTCCAGGATGCTCGGCTACTGCGATTCCTGCTTCATCAGCCTCAAGAGGGCCGTTGAATGGTCCGACCTCAACCTCAGGGATTGAGCGATGAGGCAAACGTTTTAGGGGTTTGAACGTACAGCATCGTGATGTGGCGCAGGAGATTTTACAGGTACGGACCCGAGGGCGCGAGGAGGGCCCTACCCCGCTACTTCTCGATCCTCGATGGGGAGGCCGAGCCGGTATTTTTCAATGCAAGAAAGGTTGCGGTGAGCTTTAGCGAGGATGTCCCTCTCGACGAGCTCTGGAACGAGCACGCCGATGGTATGGACAGACTGAGGGACAACGACCTCACCGAGGCCCCGGGGAAGAGCCTTCTCGACCTCAAGGCGCTCATCGCCAACAGGATTCTGGAATCGTGCACCCTCTGCGAGATAAAGTGTCGCGTTGACAGGAGGAAGAGCATCGGATACTGCCGCGTTCGAGAGAGTCTCGTTGCGAGCGACTTCCTCCACTATGGGGAGGAACCCGAGCTGGTGCCGTCTTACACCGTCTTCTTCTCCGGCTGCAACTTCCGGTGCGTTTTCTGCCAGAACTGGGACATCAGCCAGTATCGCGTTGGGGTGGAACACGTTCCCGAGTTCATGGCACTGAAAATTGGGGAGGCGTTCAAACGGGGCGCCAGGAACGTTAACTTCGTCGGCGGCGAGCCGACGCCCAACCTGCCATTCATTCTGGAAACCCTGAGGCACGTGACCGTTCCGATTCCCATCGTCTGGAACTCCAACATGTACATGAGCGAGGAGGCCATGAGACTCCTCGATGGCGTGGTTGACGTTTATCTCGCAGATTTTAAGTGGGGAAACAACGTCTGCGCCAGGAAGTACTCGAGGGTTCCGAGGTACTGGGAGATCGTGACGAGGAATTTCCTCCTCGCTAGGAAGCACCTTGGGGCGGAGTTCCTCATACGGCATCTGGTCGTTCCGGGACACCTCGAATGCTGCACGAGACCTGTGCTCGAGTGGATATCCAAGAACCTCGGGCGTGACGTGCGCCTCAATGTGATGTTTCAGTACCGGCCGGAATACAGGGCGGATGAGCATCCTGAGATCAACAGGGGGCTTAACGCGGATGAAATGCAGAAAGCCGCCGAGATGGTTGAGAAGTTCGGCTTCAGAAACGCCCTAGTGGGCTAACCCCCTGCCCTAGCGAGTCTGAGAGTCTCCATGAAGCGCTCCACTTCGTCCTCGGTTCCCTCAACGGTCACGTTCCATCGGGGCATACCGTGGAATGGCTCTGCGTCTTTTACCGTGATGGAAACCCCCGCCCCGGATTTTTTGAGTATCTCCTCCAGCTCGTGAGGTGGTATCGCGGTCGTTATCTGCAGTCTCATGGTGGTCATGCTCGACGCGGAGGGTTTTATCGTTTCCGGAACCGTAAAGTTTATAAAGAATCTCACATATGCAATATTACAATTACACATGGAGAGGTGAAGTGACATGAAGAAGTTGCTGGCTGGATTTATGGCTTTGGCCGTCTTCGGCCTCGTGTTTGGGGCCGTTGCGGCCTATCAGGGCACTCCAGGACCGAACCCGGAAGTTGAGAGAAGCACGGCTATGGCCTACGCCAAGGGCATGGGACACGGAAACGGCGGCATGATGGCCGGAGAGGGGACTCCCTACATGGGCCTCGGTGTGAAGTCGGCCAACCTAACCGAGGTGAGCGTTGACCCTGCCGAGGTAACCGACTATCTTGCCCAGGTCTCGGTTGAGGAGTTCACGAACAACCGCGGCATAACCGTCCAGAAACTCGTCTACGAGGGCGATCACGTCGGGAAGGTCGTTGGCGATTACGACCTCACCCAGCTGAGCGTTTACGCCGCCTACGAAACCTCCAACGGCGTTAAGGTTTTCCTAGCCTACGACGGGGACATAGTGGGCTTCGTTTTCATGAGGTGAGCCCACTGCCTCCTTCACTTTTTTTGATTTTTAAGCCAGAGAACGTCCGTTCTATGGGCTTTCCACAAGCTTTCTCGCTTCCTCGAGAACCTTCGCCGCGTGGCCCTTCGCCCGGACGTTGAGTTTCTTCCAGACGATTTCGCCGTTCGGGTCGAATATGAACGTGCTCCTTATCACTCCCTCGTACTCTTTCCCGTAGCGCTTCTTCTTGCCCCACGCTCCGAGGGCCTTTATCAGCTTTACCTCTGGGTCGCTGAGTAGCCTGACTTTCAGCCCGTGCTTCTCCTTGAATTTCATGTGGCTCTTCACGGAGTCCTTTGAGACGCCTATAACCTGAAAGCCGAGCCGTTCAAATTCGGGGAGAAGCTCCGTGAACTCCTTCGCCTCGGTGGTGCAGCCCGGTGTGTTGTCCTTGGGATAGACGTAGAGAACGGTCCATTTGCCACCCAGAACTTCGAGGAGTGAAACTTCCTTCCCCTCTTCATCAAAAACCATGACTTCCAGTGGGTTCATTCCATCACCCTCCCCAATTAGGAGATCCTAACTCATAAACGTTTTGCGTGGGATAAGATTATTTAGGAATGGATTGAATTGTTCCATTAGGTGGGAACATGAAGCTTCCGTCTCACAAAACTAAGATAGTTGCCACGATAGGCCCTGCCTCGATGAACAGGAAGACCATCGAGGCCATGATAAGGGCCGGGTTGAGCGTCGCGAGGATAAACTTCGCCCACGGTGACCTTGAGCAGCATGCTAAGACGATCGAGACCGTGAGGGAAGCCTCTGAGAGGCTCAACCGTCCGGTGGCGATCCTCGGAGACCTCCCCGGGGTCAAAATCCGAGTTGGGGAGATACTCAACGGTTCCGTAACGCTGAGACGATGGCAGACGGTGGTTCTGACGACGAGGGACGTCGCCGGAACCGAGGGCGAGATACCAGTGGAGTTCAAGGAGTTTCCAAAAATGGTGTCCAAGGGGGACGTCATATACCTGAGTGACGGATTCATAGCTTTGCGCGTTGAGGACGTTCGCGGTCCGGATGTTGTCTGCAAGGTTCTCGTGGGAGGGACCCTCTTCTCCCACAAGGGCATCAACGTGCCGAAGGCGAGGATGGCGATAGATGCCGTGACCGACAGGGATTTGGAGTTCATAGAATTCGCGATTGAACACGGCATTGACGCCGTAGGTATAAGCTTCGTCGGCTCGGCCTACGATGTTCTCAAGGTCCGGAGATTCGTGGAGGAGCGGAAGGGGAGTCTCTTCATAATCGCGAAGATAGAAAGGCCGGACGCCGTGAAGAACTTCGACGACATACTCTGCGCCGCCGATGGAATAATGATAGCCAGGGGCGACCTCGGTGTTGAAATGCCCATCGAGAAGCTCCCCGTCCTTCAGAAGAAGCTCATACACAAGGCCAACGTTGCCGGAAAACCCGTGATAACCGCCACGCAGATGCTGGAGAGCATGACCGAGGAGAAGTTGCCCACTAGGGCGGAGGTCACGGATGTGGCGAACGCTATCTTGGACGGCACCGACGCGGTTATGCTCTCTGAAGAAACTGCCGTTGGGAAGTATCCCGTCGATGCGGTTAGAATGATGGCGAGGATAGCCAAGACGATAGAGGCATACAGGGACTCCCAGTGGTCCGCGCGCATCATCGAATGGAAGATGACCCGCTGGAGTGAGAAGGGCCCGAAGAAGGGCACGATAAAGGACACGATAGCCAGGAGCATCATAGAGGCGCTTAACTCGATGGACATCAAGTACATACTCACCCCAACGAGAACTGGAGAGACGGCAAGGCTCATATCGCGCTTCAAGCCGAAGCAGTGGGTTCTGGCATTCGCCACCGACGAGCACGTTGCCAGGAGTCTGATGTTCTCGTACGGTGTCTACCCATTCGTCGTCACCGAGACCAGCGAGGAGGAGATACTGCGTCTCATACGGGGGCTGGGACTGGTCAAAGAGAACGACCCGGTTCTCCTGACCAAGGGGACGCCGATAGGAAAGACGGTCGGCACGAACACCATCCGGATATTCACGGTTTGATGTTTTTTATTTTCAGGTGATTGGAGTGAGGACGTTCATAGTCAAGGCCAACAAAGCTCACACCGCCCCGGATTTCAAACTCAAGGACCTCCCGGGCACAAGCGGCAGAATAGACCTTCTGTGTAGGTTCTTAAACTCCGCTTTTCTCCTGTCCCACGGCTTCAGAAAAAACGTCAGGGTGTGGCTGAGTCTCTACGGTCCGCCAAACCCGCCGAAGGCGATAAGGTTCGAGGGCCAGGAGATGAAGCCAAAGACCCTCAACCCAGATGAGCTCAGCACCGCTAAGCTTATAATCCGCGCCCTTAAGGCCGCCGAAGGCTTGAAGGGACCGAGCAAAGAGGTCGAGGTTCTACCGGGCATCTACGTGAGCAACATGACCTTTGAGGATATCGTTAGGAGAGCCCTCAGGGGCTCCACCCTCTACTACCTCCACGAGGAGGGGAGGCCGATAACCGACGTGAGTTTCCCCCAGAACGTGGCCTTCGTTCTCGGCGACCATGAAGGGTTAAGAAAAGAAGACGAGGCCTTTCTAGCGGGAATAGCGCAAAAAATAAGCGTTGGGAGGAAGAGTTACCTTGCATCCCACGTGGTCGCCTACGTGAACATATTCCTTGACTCCCTCACTCCTCCGCCCTGAGCTTCAGCGAGGTGTGCTCCTGCTTGAGCTCCTCCAGCTTCTCCAGTATCTTTTCGCTGGTCTCCCTGAGCTGCAGTGCCAGCTCCTCGAGCTCCTTTATCTGCTCCTCGAGGGCCTTCTCGCGCTCCTCGATTTCCTCCATGGCCATCGCGAGCTTCTCTTCCTCGTTCTTTCTGTAAACCTCGATGTTCAGTCCCTCGTAGTCCCATTTGATGGTCCCATCTTCAATACTGAACGGCACTGTTATCCTGACGACGTCGCTCTTCTCAACGCCGAGCTCCTGGAGCTTCTCGAAGATTTTCTGGTTCAGCTCTCCCGCCGCCCTGACGACCTCTCTTGGATCGACTTTCTTCCGCGTCAGTGCGAAGAGAACGCGTCTCACCTTGTAGGCGTAGCCAGAGGCACGAACGAATCCCGTACTCAGCCTCATGGTCACCACCATAAGTGTTTTATCCCTTGGGAAATAAATAACTAACGGTGAGAAAAATGAACATCCTCATATTCGGCCCTCCGGGAAGCGGCAAGTCCACCCACTCAAGGACCATAACCGAGCGCTATGACCTGACGTACGTCTCCTCCGGCGATATGATACGTGCCGAGATAGAGCGCGGAAGCTCCCTCGGCAGGGAGCTACAGAAGTACCTTGCGCGCGGGGAGCTGATACCGGACACCGTTGTGAACACACTGATAATCTCTCGGCTGAGGCGCGACAGGAGGAACTTCATCATAGACGGCTACCCAAGAACCGCGGAGCAGGTTCTGGCCCTGGAGAACTACCTCTACGACCACGGCATGAGCATAGACGTCGCCATAGAGATATCCATATCCAGGGAGGAAAGCATCGAGAGAATCTCCGGAAGGAGGATATGCTCGAAGTGCGGTGCCGTGTACCACCTGAGGTATAGGCCCCCTAAAATTCCCGGAAAATGCGACATCTGCGGTGGAAAACTGGTGCAGAGGGAGGACGACCGGCCGGAGATAGTTGGAAGGCGCTACGACCTCTACGTGCGGAACATGGAGCCGATCATCAAGTTCTACAAAAAGCAGGGCGTGTACGTTAGAATAGACGGGCACGGTGGAATAAACGAGGTCTGGGAGAGGATAAGACCCCTCCTGGACTACATCAGGAACCGGGAGTCTCCTTCCCCAGGAGGCTCATCAGCTCCCTGACCTCATCGCTTTCTGCCAGCTCCTCGGCTTCCTTCTCGATCTCGACCTTTCTCTTTAGGATCGACGCGAGGGTTTTATCCTCCGGGTCGAGTATCTTGACCTCAACGGGGATGACCCTCTTTGTCAGGGTTTTGAGGTAGGTCCTCGTCTTGTGCCTCAGCTTCTTTTCCAGCCCTCCCTTCTCCTCAGGAGGAACGGGGTGTTCCATCTTAAGGACTATCGTGAGGATGTGGGGCTCCTCAATGGGCACAGTCACCGCGAGGGCAGAGAAGCGCACGTTCCACTCACGCAGGGTTATCATGAGGCCCTTTCCGAGGCGTTCTAGAACGTCCCTCATCTCATCCGGGCCGTTGACTACGAGCTTGGCGGCCCTCTCCGGGTGCTCCTCCCTGGGATGTTCGTCCACTACCTTGAAGCCAGATATCGCAAACCTGACCCCGTAGACCTTCCCGAAGGTTTCCGTGGCGTCGGAGGCAAGTTTCTCAAGGAGGCCGTAGACGAAGGGGTCCACCTCCATGGAGAGGAACCTCTGGAGCCCCCGGACCTTCAGGAAGAATATGAGGTTCAGAATCCTATCCTCCGGCTGGACGAAGACGGTGAGCTCCTCCAGCGATGCCCCAAAGGCCTCAACTGCTTCCCTAATCCTTCCCGCGAATAGTTTGTCAATGATTGGGTAGTACTCTGGTGGTTTAACGGTCAGCAATTCCAACACTCCGTTACTAAATACGACGAAATCACTTTAAGGGTTTTCCATACAGAGATACTTGGTGGTTCCATGCGGATTAAATTCTACGCCACGTTTAGAGAGCTGGTCGGGAGGAAGGAGGTGGAGGTTCACGGTGTAAAAACCGTGCGCGAGCTCATTGAGTATCTCTCGGAACACTACAGCCCTGAGATTAAAAAACAGCTCATTGAAACGGAGCGCATTAACGAGGACAAGCCGGTTGATGGGATGATACTCGTCAACGGTCACAACGTTCTTCACCTGAACGGGCTCGACACCGAACTTAAAGAAGATGATGAGGTTCACATATTCCCGCCGGCGGGGGGAGGATGATGGCGGTTGCCGAGCTGTGCCTGTTCCCACTGGGGACGGAAACGCCGAGCGTGGGAAAGTACCTGGAGCCCGTACTGGAGGTCATCAGGGCGAGCGGCCTCAAGTACAAGCTCTGTCCGATGGGTACGGTCGTTGAAGGCTCGGTGGAGGAAATCCTCGACCTTGTGAAGGCCTGCCATGAGGCCATCTTCAGGGCAGGGGCCGAGAGGGTCGTCATAAGCCTGAGGATAGACGACAGGATTGATAAACCCCTGACGATAGAGGGCAAGATGAGGGTGTGATATGGCCGAGTACTTCGACAGGATAGCGGACAGGTACGACGAATGGTATCGGACGAAGACGGGCAGCTACGTTGACAGAATCGAGAAGTGGCTCGTCTTCTCAATGCTGCGGTCGAAGTCCGGAAAGGCGCTTGATCTCGGCTGTGGGACGGGCAACTATACCCTTGAGCTGAAGAAGAGGGGCTTCGACGTGGTTGGGCTGGACGCCAGCGAAGGTATGCTAGAGGTGGCGCGGAAGAAAGGTCTGGAATGCATAAAAGGAGACGCCTACAGCCTGCCGTTTCCAGAGGGGAGCTTTGATTTGGTTTTGAGCGTCACGATGTTCGAGTTCCTCCATGAGCCTGAGAAAGTAGTGGCCGAGATAAACCGCGTCCTGAAGCCCGGCGGCGAGGTTCTCATAGCCACGATGAACGGACGGAGCGCGTGGTTCTTCTTCAAAATGCTGAAGAGCCTGTTCGTGGAGACCGCTTACAGATACGCCCGCTTTTACACTCCTGCCGAGCTTGAGGGCCTGCTCAGGGACGCGGGATTCGTTGAGGTGGAGAGCGCTGGGGTGATATACTTCCCTTCATTCTGGCCCTTCCTCGGCCTGGCCGAGGGGGTTGACAGGAAGTTTCACAGGCGCTGCAAGGGCTTGGCCGCCTTCATAGCCGTCCGGGGAGTGAAGCCTTGAGAAGGATAAGGCTGATAACCCGTGAGGAGGCATGGAAACGGGCCGAGAGGATAAAACGGGAGTACGAGGCTATGCACGGCATTGAATTCGAACTTGAGTCGGCGTTTATCCCCCTGGATGACGTCGTACCGACCCAGGCGGCACTGAGCGAGGTCAAGCTCTTGGTCGTTCTCCAGGAGATAAAGCACGGCTACGACGCGCCGATCATAGTCATACCTCATAAGGACAAGTACTACCTCCTAGATGGCCATCACAGGGCCTTTGCCCTGAAGAAGCTGGGATTTGAGAGCGTTGAGGCGATTATAATCCGACCCAGGGGCAGTTTTGTGCCGGGCGTTATCAAAACGACGGAAAAAGAGGGGCTAAAAAGGCTCGAAGATGTGAAAATAGTGAGGGATTAACCCTCCCACACCACGTACTCCTTCTTCGTGATGAAGATTGGCTCCACCCTCTTCCTGACCACGACGACTTTGTCCTCACCGTACTTCTGGTAGAGCTTCTGGATGTAGCCCTCAAAGACGCCGTCGGGCATTGATGCCTGGGCAGGTATATCATTGTCCCCCGCGGTGACGCTTATTCCTTCTTTGACCGGCACATAGGTTATGATGTCCTGGTGGGGTTCGAGGTAGAACTTCTCCTGGTAGATGTCCTTGCCGTTGGGTGCAACGTAATAGACGATGCTCGCCCTGAGGTACAGGTCAACCGTACGCTCCTCCCTGAACGCGGCGGTGAGTTTAAGCTCTCCGCTCTGTCCTTCACCGAGAACGTAGCTCGGGTTGACCTCCTTTCCATTGACGTAAACCGGTCCGTCGAGGACTCCGACCGGACCGTCCTGAACCAGAACGAAGCGGTACTTGGTGGCGTTGGGTATCGTCAGGTTCACCTCGAGCGGGGTCTCGTTGAGGTGGTCCATGTTGATGTTCTCTGCCAATACCTCCCTCTTCACGAGCACGCTGCCGTTGTAGGCCTCGAAGATGAGAGTGGCGTCCTTGGCGTCCCTTCCGAAGGCAGATATCCAGAGCCGCAGCTTCTGATCCCCGAGCGGGAGCTTTCCACCACCGAGCGTGCTGTAGAAGGCCTTCCACGTACCGTTCTCGAATTTGTCGATCCTGTAAACCGCGAAGGGCCTGAACTCATAGGTCGAAACGCCACCGTCCCTGTGAACGGGCTTGAAGTTGGCGAAGAGCATCTGGGCGTCCCACGGTTCGAAGGAGAAGGGTATCTGGAACGCCAGCCTCACGAAGTTGCTGAAGGCTATCTTCTGGTACGCCAGAAGTCCGTAGCCCTGGAAGACGTAGAGGACGTAGGGTATGTCACCCCTTCCCTGTATGACCATTCCCTTGGTGAGGTCTATGGTGAAAACCGGCTGGTAGGAGTACTTTCCAGTGTTGATGTACACCACGGTCTTTCCGCTCTCGTTGACGTACTGTATGTACTGCATTGGAATGACCTGGAACATCGGGCTCTTCCTGTATTCACCGTAGGTTATCGCACCACCGAGGTAGCTTATGGCGTTGAACTTATAGATGTCCTGCTGCCAGACGATGAGGTAGTTCAGCTCCCAGGCTTCGAAATCTTGCTCGCTCTCGTTTCCGTAGTGGGAGAAGAAGTCCGCCACGATGTAACGCCTGTCGTAGGCGTGACCACCGTCCGTGGCGGAGCGTCTGTGGCTGAGCAGGCTGGACTCAATCCAGTAGCCGTAGTCCCACCAGCTCGTGGCGCTGTCGAGGGGATTGCT
The Thermococcus radiotolerans genome window above contains:
- a CDS encoding class I SAM-dependent methyltransferase; protein product: MAEYFDRIADRYDEWYRTKTGSYVDRIEKWLVFSMLRSKSGKALDLGCGTGNYTLELKKRGFDVVGLDASEGMLEVARKKGLECIKGDAYSLPFPEGSFDLVLSVTMFEFLHEPEKVVAEINRVLKPGGEVLIATMNGRSAWFFFKMLKSLFVETAYRYARFYTPAELEGLLRDAGFVEVESAGVIYFPSFWPFLGLAEGVDRKFHRRCKGLAAFIAVRGVKP
- a CDS encoding prenyltransferase/squalene oxidase repeat-containing protein — protein: MGSKLYEIGRFINADSLIRYIEERRHEDGGYCFVSVLNDTNVNDTYYAVKIHDLLGLEIPEREKTIEFLEKAVQPQTAVVAIAMVLEGLALLEARDLAREKSDIVFTKYNPLEDKFAVGLGGSEEFGTATPLEATYWVVKAFKAIGYEFSTDEKESIRAFVMKFRNGNGYGVKSPTTTMTYQALYTLRTLGYRPPRSPHFENCELCGDWGGFTEVPYSLPPYLEPTFYAARGLELQGEAPSCPRRHVWFIRQLQNPNGGFRRSLELGISNFQNTYRALAVLDFMERFL
- a CDS encoding single- stranded DNA-binding family protein: MRLSTGFVRASGYAYKVRRVLFALTRKKVDPREVVRAAGELNQKIFEKLQELGVEKSDVVRITVPFSIEDGTIKWDYEGLNIEVYRKNEEEKLAMAMEEIEEREKALEEQIKELEELALQLRETSEKILEKLEELKQEHTSLKLRAEE
- the trmY gene encoding tRNA (pseudouridine(54)-N(1))-methyltransferase TrmY, which produces MRTFIVKANKAHTAPDFKLKDLPGTSGRIDLLCRFLNSAFLLSHGFRKNVRVWLSLYGPPNPPKAIRFEGQEMKPKTLNPDELSTAKLIIRALKAAEGLKGPSKEVEVLPGIYVSNMTFEDIVRRALRGSTLYYLHEEGRPITDVSFPQNVAFVLGDHEGLRKEDEAFLAGIAQKISVGRKSYLASHVVAYVNIFLDSLTPPP
- the pyk gene encoding pyruvate kinase, with product MKLPSHKTKIVATIGPASMNRKTIEAMIRAGLSVARINFAHGDLEQHAKTIETVREASERLNRPVAILGDLPGVKIRVGEILNGSVTLRRWQTVVLTTRDVAGTEGEIPVEFKEFPKMVSKGDVIYLSDGFIALRVEDVRGPDVVCKVLVGGTLFSHKGINVPKARMAIDAVTDRDLEFIEFAIEHGIDAVGISFVGSAYDVLKVRRFVEERKGSLFIIAKIERPDAVKNFDDILCAADGIMIARGDLGVEMPIEKLPVLQKKLIHKANVAGKPVITATQMLESMTEEKLPTRAEVTDVANAILDGTDAVMLSEETAVGKYPVDAVRMMARIAKTIEAYRDSQWSARIIEWKMTRWSEKGPKKGTIKDTIARSIIEALNSMDIKYILTPTRTGETARLISRFKPKQWVLAFATDEHVARSLMFSYGVYPFVVTETSEEEILRLIRGLGLVKENDPVLLTKGTPIGKTVGTNTIRIFTV
- a CDS encoding ubiquitin-like small modifier protein 1 → MRIKFYATFRELVGRKEVEVHGVKTVRELIEYLSEHYSPEIKKQLIETERINEDKPVDGMILVNGHNVLHLNGLDTELKEDDEVHIFPPAGGG
- a CDS encoding zinc metalloprotease, producing MEFIAFTYVGNFVKEEVIREVVFNVFDEANHFFEESDIPLRFLYIGKLKLEPGYLISLNTPEGKVRVYPLEALVDVLHAKLLNEIEERPDIKMNKIFALTTFPLVSRNPYFDFFEKFLGIHETRIGLRIMVLSMRPFEPPELSELLKKPGENGDRELLRSKLELFKNRLLKGVLHEVGHSFGLDHCTNNCVMNSPSSMEEWDSRMLGYCDSCFISLKRAVEWSDLNLRD
- a CDS encoding peroxiredoxin, whose product is MNPLEVMVFDEEGKEVSLLEVLGGKWTVLYVYPKDNTPGCTTEAKEFTELLPEFERLGFQVIGVSKDSVKSHMKFKEKHGLKVRLLSDPEVKLIKALGAWGKKKRYGKEYEGVIRSTFIFDPNGEIVWKKLNVRAKGHAAKVLEEARKLVESP
- a CDS encoding adenylate kinase, with product MNILIFGPPGSGKSTHSRTITERYDLTYVSSGDMIRAEIERGSSLGRELQKYLARGELIPDTVVNTLIISRLRRDRRNFIIDGYPRTAEQVLALENYLYDHGMSIDVAIEISISREESIERISGRRICSKCGAVYHLRYRPPKIPGKCDICGGKLVQREDDRPEIVGRRYDLYVRNMEPIIKFYKKQGVYVRIDGHGGINEVWERIRPLLDYIRNRESPSPGGSSAP
- a CDS encoding TIGR04140 family protein; protein product: MRLQITTAIPPHELEEILKKSGAGVSITVKDAEPFHGMPRWNVTVEGTEDEVERFMETLRLARAGG
- a CDS encoding radical SAM protein, translated to MWRRRFYRYGPEGARRALPRYFSILDGEAEPVFFNARKVAVSFSEDVPLDELWNEHADGMDRLRDNDLTEAPGKSLLDLKALIANRILESCTLCEIKCRVDRRKSIGYCRVRESLVASDFLHYGEEPELVPSYTVFFSGCNFRCVFCQNWDISQYRVGVEHVPEFMALKIGEAFKRGARNVNFVGGEPTPNLPFILETLRHVTVPIPIVWNSNMYMSEEAMRLLDGVVDVYLADFKWGNNVCARKYSRVPRYWEIVTRNFLLARKHLGAEFLIRHLVVPGHLECCTRPVLEWISKNLGRDVRLNVMFQYRPEYRADEHPEINRGLNADEMQKAAEMVEKFGFRNALVG
- a CDS encoding ParB/RepB/Spo0J family partition protein, with translation MRRIRLITREEAWKRAERIKREYEAMHGIEFELESAFIPLDDVVPTQAALSEVKLLVVLQEIKHGYDAPIIVIPHKDKYYLLDGHHRAFALKKLGFESVEAIIIRPRGSFVPGVIKTTEKEGLKRLEDVKIVRD
- a CDS encoding MTH1187 family thiamine-binding protein; translated protein: MAVAELCLFPLGTETPSVGKYLEPVLEVIRASGLKYKLCPMGTVVEGSVEEILDLVKACHEAIFRAGAERVVISLRIDDRIDKPLTIEGKMRV